A section of the Clostridium felsineum DSM 794 genome encodes:
- a CDS encoding oxidoreductase codes for MLTIGYIGNGKSTNRYHLPFVLQRNNIKVKTIYQRNPDHEKWKRIEGVKYTSNIDELLNDDEIQLIVVCTLHNSHYEYAKKVLEHGKHCLVEKPFMENLSQAKEVFKLAKEKGLIVQPYQNRRFDSDFLTVQKVIESGKLGELLEIEMHFDYYRPEVPESINNFNPHSSYLYGHACHTLDQVISYFGKPDNIHYDVRQLLGTGRMNDYFDLDLYYGVLKISVKSSYFRIKERPSFVVYGKKGSFIKEKKDRQEEHLKLFYMPNNKDFGVDNFEHYGVLTYIDDAGDMHEEKVKSVNGDYGRVYDDLYEAIINGKNKTITDDEILLQMEILETGIKDLK; via the coding sequence ATGCTTACAATTGGTTATATAGGAAATGGAAAGAGTACTAATAGATATCATCTACCATTTGTGCTTCAAAGAAATAATATTAAGGTTAAAACTATTTATCAGAGAAATCCAGACCATGAAAAATGGAAGAGAATAGAAGGTGTAAAGTATACATCAAATATAGATGAATTACTAAACGATGATGAAATACAATTAATAGTTGTATGCACGCTGCATAACAGTCATTATGAGTATGCAAAAAAAGTATTAGAACATGGCAAACATTGTTTAGTAGAAAAACCTTTTATGGAAAATTTAAGTCAGGCAAAAGAAGTATTTAAATTAGCAAAGGAAAAAGGCTTGATTGTACAGCCTTATCAAAATAGACGTTTTGATAGTGATTTTTTAACGGTTCAAAAGGTTATTGAGTCTGGAAAATTAGGAGAATTATTAGAAATAGAAATGCATTTTGATTATTACAGACCAGAAGTTCCAGAGTCTATTAATAATTTTAATCCACATTCATCGTATTTATATGGTCACGCGTGTCATACTTTAGATCAGGTTATTAGTTATTTTGGAAAGCCAGATAATATACATTATGATGTAAGACAGCTTTTAGGGACTGGAAGAATGAATGATTACTTTGATTTAGATTTATATTATGGAGTATTAAAAATATCTGTTAAATCAAGCTATTTTAGAATTAAAGAAAGACCTAGTTTTGTTGTTTATGGTAAAAAGGGTTCATTTATTAAAGAGAAAAAGGATAGGCAAGAAGAGCATTTAAAGTTATTTTATATGCCCAATAATAAAGACTTTGGTGTTGATAACTTTGAGCATTATGGAGTTCTCACATATATAGATGATGCTGGAGATATGCATGAAGAAAAAGTTAAGTCTGTAAATGGTGACTACGGAAGAGTATATGATGATTTATATGAAGCTATTATAAATGGTAAAAATAAAACTATAACTGATGATGAGATATTACTACAGATGGAAATATTAGAAACAGGGATAAAGGATTTAAAATAG
- a CDS encoding exonuclease domain-containing protein, producing MNFIAIDFETANEKRNSPCSIGIVVVKDNKVVEKIHYLIRPKEMRFMPINIGIHGIRPAMVENEPEFDEVWNKIKHYFNESLIVAHNAAFDISVLRRSAELYNIELPKFSYICTMKLAKNFYKGIENVKLNTVNNFLGYEFKHHDALYDALACSNILINIEEELKCDDINKLASLVGVTLGSVDKEGYTPSQTKGIVKKTSNRIYSHKKKSIFENLRYNALEKEVVVFTGRLQSMSRDEAMILVRKCSGSTGSSVTRKTTMLVSNMKNIKGLRLEEMSNKFRKAVILKEKGQSIKFLNEEEFLDII from the coding sequence ATGAATTTTATAGCTATAGATTTTGAAACTGCAAATGAAAAGAGAAATAGTCCATGTTCTATTGGTATTGTTGTTGTTAAGGATAATAAAGTAGTAGAAAAAATTCATTATTTGATAAGACCTAAGGAAATGAGATTTATGCCCATTAATATTGGAATTCATGGAATAAGACCTGCAATGGTTGAAAATGAACCAGAGTTTGATGAGGTGTGGAATAAGATTAAGCACTATTTTAATGAGAGTTTAATAGTAGCACACAATGCAGCATTTGATATATCAGTTTTAAGAAGGAGTGCTGAGCTTTATAATATAGAGTTACCTAAGTTTAGTTACATTTGTACTATGAAACTTGCTAAGAACTTTTATAAAGGCATAGAAAATGTAAAATTAAATACAGTAAATAATTTTCTAGGGTATGAGTTTAAGCACCATGATGCTTTATATGATGCTCTTGCTTGTAGCAATATACTAATTAATATAGAAGAAGAGTTAAAGTGTGATGATATAAACAAACTAGCTAGTTTAGTCGGAGTAACACTTGGAAGTGTGGATAAAGAAGGATACACACCATCACAGACAAAAGGTATTGTGAAGAAAACCTCTAATAGAATATATTCTCATAAGAAAAAAAGCATTTTTGAAAATTTAAGATATAATGCATTAGAAAAAGAGGTAGTAGTATTTACTGGAAGATTACAATCCATGTCTAGAGATGAAGCTATGATATTAGTTAGAAAATGCAGTGGAAGTACAGGAAGTTCAGTTACAAGAAAAACTACAATGTTAGTTTCTAATATGAAAAATATAAAGGGTTTAAGATTAGAAGAAATGAGTAATAAGTTTAGAAAAGCTGTAATTTTAAAAGAAAAGGGACAGAGTATAAAATTTTTGAATGAAGAAGAATTTTTGGATATTATATGA
- a CDS encoding Gfo/Idh/MocA family protein, with product MGKIKWGIIGLGNIAGKFAKTIRAMDSVEIEAVAARSKEKSEAFGKVYGVPPEKCYESYEKLIEDKKVDAVYIALPNTLHKKVSILCLRSGKAVLCEKPVTINKNEISEIIDVAKEEKVFFMEAMKTRFLPINKKVKEIISEGRIGEVRLLKADFGFTAPFDRESRLFDKDLGGGALLDVGIYTVSYSAFILGNYPESIKSNFYIGKTGVDECVSINLGYKNGIQAQLYAAINLDTTREADIIGTKGRIRVVRFSNATEAYICIDGKEEKLELPFEINGFEYQIKEVVKCIEEGKLQSEIMSFKDSIDIMEIIDRIRNNK from the coding sequence ATGGGAAAGATAAAGTGGGGAATAATAGGACTAGGAAATATTGCAGGCAAGTTTGCAAAGACAATTAGGGCTATGGATTCAGTAGAAATTGAAGCGGTTGCAGCAAGAAGTAAAGAAAAATCTGAAGCATTTGGAAAAGTCTATGGGGTACCACCAGAAAAATGTTATGAAAGCTATGAAAAGCTTATTGAAGATAAAAAAGTTGATGCAGTATATATTGCTCTACCAAATACATTACATAAAAAGGTATCTATATTATGTCTTAGAAGTGGTAAAGCAGTATTGTGTGAAAAACCTGTTACCATAAATAAAAATGAAATTAGTGAAATAATAGATGTGGCTAAAGAAGAAAAAGTGTTTTTTATGGAGGCTATGAAAACTAGATTTTTACCAATTAATAAAAAAGTTAAAGAAATTATTTCAGAAGGTAGAATAGGAGAAGTACGTTTACTTAAAGCAGACTTCGGATTTACGGCTCCTTTTGACAGAGAAAGTAGATTGTTTGATAAGGACTTAGGTGGAGGTGCACTCCTTGATGTAGGGATTTATACAGTATCCTATAGTGCATTTATTTTGGGTAATTATCCTGAAAGTATTAAAAGTAACTTTTATATAGGAAAAACAGGAGTAGATGAATGTGTTTCAATAAATTTAGGATATAAAAATGGAATACAAGCACAACTTTATGCAGCTATAAACCTTGATACTACTCGTGAAGCTGACATTATTGGAACAAAGGGTAGAATTCGTGTAGTTAGATTTTCAAATGCAACTGAAGCTTATATTTGTATTGATGGAAAAGAAGAAAAATTAGAACTGCCATTTGAAATAAATGGATTTGAATATCAGATTAAAGAGGTAGTAAAGTGTATAGAAGAAGGAAAGCTTCAAAGCGAAATTATGAGCTTTAAGGATTCCATAGATATAATGGAAATTATAGATAGAATAAGAAATAATAAATAA
- a CDS encoding 2Fe-2S iron-sulfur cluster-binding protein produces the protein MKSLKIIILRQKTKVSEPYLQSFYYQGNLHIPVTTLLEKLNSNEPLIDAEGNEADYIHFECSCEQGLCGSCSMVINGTPSLACQVFCDNIIDENNTIKIEPLSKFPVICDLIVDRQEMFNTMKEMELWLTSLAKVNPDKVPFQYDVSQCLMCGLCLEACPNYAKGDFFAGAPAAVASIKMIEQEQDLNHKTFIKKIYKKKVFNGCSKALACQNICPMKIPTQIAMSKMNKLSVWKMWQLFSKDK, from the coding sequence ATGAAAAGCTTAAAAATAATTATACTAAGGCAAAAAACAAAAGTTAGTGAACCATATCTCCAAAGTTTTTATTATCAAGGAAATCTACATATACCTGTAACAACTTTGTTAGAAAAATTAAATAGTAACGAGCCACTAATCGATGCTGAAGGAAATGAAGCTGACTATATACATTTTGAATGTAGTTGTGAACAAGGTTTATGCGGAAGCTGTTCTATGGTTATTAATGGAACTCCTTCTCTAGCCTGTCAAGTATTTTGTGATAACATTATTGATGAAAATAATACTATTAAAATAGAACCTTTAAGTAAATTCCCCGTTATTTGTGACTTAATAGTTGATAGGCAGGAAATGTTTAACACAATGAAAGAAATGGAGCTTTGGTTGACTTCTTTAGCTAAAGTTAACCCTGATAAAGTCCCCTTTCAGTATGATGTATCACAATGCCTAATGTGTGGATTATGTTTAGAAGCATGTCCGAATTATGCCAAAGGTGATTTTTTTGCAGGCGCACCTGCTGCTGTAGCTTCAATAAAAATGATTGAACAAGAGCAAGATCTTAATCACAAAACTTTCATAAAAAAAATCTATAAGAAAAAAGTTTTCAATGGTTGTTCTAAAGCTCTTGCTTGCCAGAACATTTGTCCCATGAAGATACCAACTCAAATTGCTATGTCTAAAATGAATAAATTATCTGTATGGAAAATGTGGCAATTATTTAGTAAAGACAAATAA
- a CDS encoding endo alpha-1,4 polygalactosaminidase → MKKKIIIALILFLTIILIPLTNLKRSEENRNTMSYGVFTGLPSKDINKLLSYKEVVIDASFYSKSQIDFLHKHGIKVYSYLNIGSLETFRSYYSNFKNLTLDNYEHWSDEKWLDVSNPLWIDYAVNTLGSELKHKDIDGFFLDNLDVYSKYRNDNTFNGLISIIKGLNAKYSLPVIANGGFDFFKAAENKGISIKSLVCGITMESVYTSIDFNNNNKFTINSISNRDAYINYLKSLKAKGIDIYIIEYSKDNSLNKTIESYYSNLGFKVYISSSINLN, encoded by the coding sequence ATGAAGAAAAAAATTATTATTGCCCTGATACTTTTCTTAACAATTATTTTAATCCCACTAACAAATTTAAAGAGGTCGGAGGAAAATCGAAATACTATGTCATATGGAGTTTTTACTGGTTTACCATCAAAGGATATAAATAAATTACTTTCTTATAAAGAAGTTGTAATTGATGCTTCCTTTTATAGTAAGTCACAAATTGATTTTTTACACAAACATGGAATAAAGGTTTATAGTTACTTAAATATTGGTTCACTTGAAACCTTTAGATCCTACTACAGCAATTTTAAGAACTTGACATTAGACAACTATGAACATTGGTCAGACGAAAAATGGTTAGACGTGAGTAATCCTCTCTGGATTGATTATGCAGTTAATACCTTAGGTAGTGAATTAAAACATAAAGATATTGACGGTTTCTTCTTAGATAACTTAGATGTATATTCAAAATACAGAAATGATAACACTTTTAATGGTTTAATATCCATAATAAAGGGATTAAACGCTAAATATAGTCTCCCTGTTATAGCTAATGGTGGATTTGATTTCTTTAAAGCCGCCGAAAATAAAGGTATATCCATAAAAAGTCTAGTATGTGGTATTACTATGGAAAGTGTCTACACTTCAATCGACTTCAATAATAACAACAAATTCACTATTAATTCTATAAGTAACAGAGACGCTTATATTAACTATCTAAAATCCTTAAAAGCTAAAGGTATTGACATTTATATAATAGAATATTCTAAAGATAATTCTTTAAATAAAACTATTGAAAGCTACTACAGTAATTTAGGTTTTAAAGTATATATTTCAAGTAGTATCAATTTAAACTAA
- the rpiA gene encoding ribose 5-phosphate isomerase A translates to MDEEILRKLCAKKAVEYIKNNFIVGLGAGRNIACLIELISKENLKIKVVTPSDNTRKLCFKYGIEVVEACLVDKVDVAFDGCCEVDEDFYASKGAGGVFTKEKIVGAMAKEYILLIDKSKLKKKLTFKFPVALEIVKDSLKYVCRSVSELGGEFSVRTSNNKDGYLITEDGNLLLDVKFENIDDFKKLNFDLKNITGVIETSIFTTEVTKLILAAYDGVKVISRGDVK, encoded by the coding sequence GTGGATGAAGAAATTTTAAGAAAGTTATGTGCTAAAAAGGCTGTGGAATATATTAAAAACAATTTTATAGTTGGGTTAGGGGCAGGAAGAAATATTGCTTGTTTAATTGAACTTATAAGTAAGGAAAATTTAAAAATTAAAGTGGTAACACCATCTGATAACACAAGAAAGCTTTGTTTTAAATATGGAATAGAAGTGGTTGAAGCATGTTTAGTAGATAAAGTAGATGTTGCTTTTGATGGCTGCTGTGAAGTAGATGAGGATTTTTATGCATCAAAAGGTGCCGGTGGTGTTTTTACAAAAGAAAAAATAGTTGGTGCTATGGCTAAGGAATATATACTTCTTATAGATAAAAGCAAATTAAAAAAGAAATTGACCTTTAAATTCCCTGTAGCATTGGAAATAGTAAAAGATTCACTGAAATATGTATGTAGGAGTGTAAGTGAATTAGGTGGTGAATTTTCAGTTAGAACTAGTAATAATAAGGATGGATATTTAATTACTGAGGATGGAAACCTATTGTTAGACGTAAAATTTGAAAATATAGATGATTTTAAAAAGTTAAATTTTGATTTGAAAAATATTACAGGAGTTATCGAAACATCTATATTTACAACAGAGGTTACTAAGTTGATTTTGGCAGCTTATGATGGAGTAAAAGTTATAAGTAGAGGTGATGTAAAGTGA
- a CDS encoding FAD-binding protein, whose protein sequence is MNKILVIGSGLAGLSAAVKSAELEQEVILAAPSPSERSQSVMAMGGINAALNTKGQNDSIEEHYKDTIAGGNGLNDPSAVKKLTLDAPKILKWLDSLGTSFTRDENGSIDLRYFGGQKKMRTAYAGARTGKQLVTALVTECRKYEAQNKITRMNGWRMLSLILTEAKECAGAILLNEITNEIKAINSDVVIMATGGPNKVFGKTTGSCQCDGSATGSAFLQGVELGNPEMVQYHPTTISTPIKRMLITEAARGQGGRLFTFKNGKPWYFMEEWYPEMGALMPRDVVSRSIYKVCNEMKLGINNKNEVYLDITHLPKDLILTKLDEVVDVCMKYLELNPTKKPIPVYPGVHYFMGGIRTNANHNTNIPRLFAAGECSCQYHGANRLGGNSTLGAIHGGIISAIEASKLNKISTSEQNTASKKCLLSELEIYSKWKNEKYNDKLSLKKIQNSIQEIMVKSMGIYRKKEDLEKADTELLKLYKESLSVGKQGTYYECRSIPNTILVARAMIKGALSRKESRGAHQRLDYTSKDDKNFKKTTCVTYENKNIMVKFKNLI, encoded by the coding sequence ATGAATAAAATATTGGTTATCGGCTCTGGACTTGCGGGCTTATCAGCTGCTGTAAAAAGTGCAGAACTAGAGCAAGAGGTTATACTTGCAGCTCCCTCTCCATCTGAACGTTCACAATCTGTTATGGCCATGGGAGGAATAAATGCTGCTTTAAATACAAAAGGGCAAAATGATTCAATAGAAGAACATTATAAGGACACAATTGCTGGAGGAAATGGATTAAATGATCCTAGTGCAGTAAAAAAACTTACTCTTGATGCTCCAAAAATTTTAAAATGGCTTGATTCTCTTGGCACTAGCTTTACAAGAGATGAGAATGGCAGTATTGATTTAAGATATTTTGGTGGACAAAAAAAAATGAGGACTGCATATGCCGGTGCCCGTACTGGAAAACAATTAGTAACTGCTTTAGTAACAGAATGTAGAAAATACGAGGCACAAAATAAAATAACTAGGATGAATGGCTGGAGAATGCTTTCATTAATTTTAACTGAAGCAAAAGAATGTGCCGGTGCAATTCTTTTAAATGAAATTACAAATGAAATTAAAGCTATTAACTCAGATGTTGTTATTATGGCGACAGGTGGTCCTAATAAAGTATTTGGTAAGACAACTGGTTCTTGTCAGTGCGATGGTAGCGCTACTGGTTCAGCATTCCTTCAAGGAGTTGAATTAGGCAACCCTGAAATGGTTCAATATCATCCCACAACAATTAGCACACCTATAAAGAGAATGCTCATCACTGAAGCAGCAAGAGGACAGGGAGGTAGACTTTTTACTTTTAAAAATGGCAAACCCTGGTACTTTATGGAAGAATGGTATCCTGAAATGGGTGCATTAATGCCACGTGATGTTGTTTCAAGAAGTATTTATAAAGTATGTAACGAAATGAAACTTGGAATAAATAATAAAAATGAAGTTTATCTTGATATAACACATCTTCCTAAAGATTTAATACTCACAAAATTAGATGAAGTAGTTGATGTTTGCATGAAATATTTAGAGCTTAATCCAACAAAAAAACCTATACCAGTATATCCTGGTGTACACTACTTTATGGGTGGAATAAGGACAAATGCAAACCACAATACGAATATACCGCGCCTATTTGCAGCTGGTGAATGTTCTTGTCAATATCACGGTGCAAACAGATTAGGCGGAAACTCAACCTTAGGTGCTATTCACGGTGGCATAATATCTGCTATAGAAGCTTCAAAACTCAATAAAATCTCCACCTCTGAACAAAATACAGCATCAAAAAAATGTCTTTTAAGTGAACTTGAAATTTATTCAAAATGGAAAAATGAAAAATATAATGATAAATTATCTCTAAAAAAAATACAAAACTCAATTCAAGAAATAATGGTAAAGAGTATGGGAATATATCGCAAGAAAGAAGATTTAGAAAAAGCTGATACTGAACTCTTGAAGCTTTATAAAGAATCCTTATCTGTAGGAAAACAAGGCACTTACTATGAATGTAGGAGTATTCCAAATACCATATTAGTCGCGCGCGCTATGATTAAAGGTGCCTTATCACGAAAAGAAAGTAGAGGTGCACATCAAAGATTAGATTATACATCAAAAGATGATAAAAACTTCAAAAAAACCACCTGTGTCACCTACGAAAATAAAAATATAATGGTCAAGTTCAAAAACTTAATATAG
- a CDS encoding Gfo/Idh/MocA family protein — protein sequence MKLAIIGAGMIVKDFLSIKSHIKDLDLDSIFGRESNRENMEELKREYGIKNIYYDYQEVLSSEADTLYIALPNNLHFEFARKALYANKNIIIEKPITTNYKEAVELANLAKEKKLFIFEAITNQYLPNYRKIKELVKKLGNIKIVQCNYSQYSSRYNGFKEGKVLPAFDPKFSGGALMDLNIYNIHYVVGLFGKPKNVEYYPNIEKGIDTSGVLILEYETFKCVCIGAKDCRAPIANNIQGDKGCIYQDTPANVCEGFQLMMNDGTESLINENNYDHRMVNEFIEFVDMVKNNDFKSCYKMLEHSLTVSEVQTIARNKSGIVFPEDNK from the coding sequence GTGAAATTAGCTATAATAGGTGCTGGAATGATTGTAAAGGATTTTTTAAGTATTAAATCACATATAAAAGATTTAGATTTGGATTCTATTTTCGGTAGAGAAAGCAATAGGGAAAACATGGAGGAGTTAAAAAGAGAATATGGAATAAAAAATATCTATTACGATTATCAAGAGGTATTAAGTAGTGAAGCGGATACCCTATATATTGCGCTTCCTAATAATTTGCACTTCGAATTTGCAAGGAAAGCACTTTATGCAAATAAAAATATTATTATAGAAAAGCCTATTACTACAAATTATAAAGAAGCCGTAGAATTGGCTAATTTAGCTAAAGAAAAAAAATTGTTTATATTTGAGGCAATTACTAATCAATATCTTCCAAACTATAGAAAAATTAAAGAGCTTGTTAAAAAACTAGGGAATATAAAGATTGTTCAATGCAATTATTCTCAATATTCTAGTAGGTACAATGGTTTTAAAGAAGGTAAGGTATTGCCAGCCTTCGATCCTAAATTTTCTGGTGGTGCACTGATGGATTTGAATATTTACAACATTCACTATGTAGTTGGACTATTTGGAAAACCTAAAAATGTTGAATATTACCCAAATATTGAAAAAGGAATAGATACATCAGGAGTATTGATATTAGAATATGAAACTTTTAAGTGTGTGTGTATTGGAGCTAAGGACTGCAGGGCACCTATTGCAAATAATATTCAAGGAGACAAGGGATGCATATATCAAGATACTCCAGCAAATGTCTGTGAGGGCTTTCAGTTAATGATGAATGATGGAACGGAGTCTTTAATAAATGAAAATAATTATGACCATCGTATGGTTAATGAATTTATTGAATTTGTAGATATGGTTAAAAATAATGATTTTAAAAGTTGCTACAAAATGTTAGAGCATAGTCTTACAGTTAGTGAAGTTCAAACAATTGCTAGAAATAAAAGTGGTATTGTATTTCCTGAAGATAACAAATAG
- the pelG gene encoding exopolysaccharide Pel transporter PelG: MAGIGFQLKKLYNHKSIFLDFRTLMYSSVIIVGPQVLCIAAIAFFQTIMLLSKVSFADRRLFLASTLYCFIFSQIITSGFSMIVTRYISDKLFAKEYGKILPSLYGVITICVFISGIIGALFFLRSPINAYTKFFTYILFIELVIMWLETSYLSALKDYTKIVKSFLIGLVTAAIIGTVILKASKINPIQISLFSFDIGIFIIVTLLMFYIRIFFKSNEGEYFDFLKYIDRYYSLFIICVFYTLALYIHNFIFWGGDLKEVVLHTYTFATVYDVPTFYALLTTFPASIIFSISLETSFYGEYKEYYSQIILGGSLKDIKNAREDMILVLYQEIFRLMEIQLFFSIVFLALGHYLLPFIGLSQISIDIFKILTLGAYCSISMFTVILIDLYFENRKGAVISTSTFLILNTIFTLVSLKLGQNYYGVGYFLAAFISLIVALINLNGFLNDIDYITFCSQPIIYKEKTGIFTAIVNKLY, encoded by the coding sequence ATGGCTGGAATAGGATTTCAATTAAAAAAATTATACAATCATAAAAGTATTTTTCTTGATTTTAGAACTTTAATGTATTCATCTGTAATAATAGTTGGACCACAGGTACTTTGCATAGCAGCAATTGCCTTTTTTCAAACCATTATGCTTTTGTCAAAGGTTTCTTTTGCTGATAGACGACTATTTTTAGCTTCTACCTTATATTGTTTTATATTTTCGCAAATCATAACAAGTGGATTTTCTATGATAGTTACAAGATATATATCAGACAAACTTTTTGCTAAGGAATATGGTAAAATCCTGCCTTCGTTATATGGCGTTATAACTATTTGTGTGTTTATAAGTGGTATTATAGGTGCACTATTTTTTTTAAGGTCACCTATTAATGCTTATACTAAATTTTTTACATATATTCTTTTTATAGAATTAGTAATAATGTGGTTGGAAACCTCGTATTTAAGTGCACTTAAGGATTATACAAAAATAGTAAAAAGCTTTTTAATAGGTCTTGTAACAGCTGCTATTATAGGAACTGTAATTTTGAAAGCAAGTAAAATAAATCCTATACAGATATCGCTTTTTTCTTTTGATATTGGAATATTTATAATAGTAACCTTGTTAATGTTTTATATAAGGATATTCTTTAAAAGCAATGAGGGTGAATATTTTGATTTTTTAAAATATATCGATAGATACTATTCATTATTTATAATATGTGTTTTTTATACTTTAGCTCTTTATATCCATAATTTTATTTTTTGGGGCGGAGATTTAAAAGAAGTAGTACTTCATACTTATACCTTTGCAACTGTATATGATGTGCCCACCTTTTATGCATTACTTACTACCTTTCCTGCTTCTATAATATTCTCAATATCACTTGAGACTTCGTTCTATGGAGAGTATAAAGAATATTATTCACAAATTATATTGGGAGGAAGTTTAAAAGATATAAAAAATGCTAGAGAGGATATGATTTTAGTACTATATCAAGAAATATTTAGACTAATGGAAATACAGCTCTTTTTTAGTATTGTTTTTCTGGCATTAGGACATTATTTACTTCCTTTTATTGGATTATCACAAATCTCAATAGATATATTTAAAATCTTAACGCTAGGGGCATATTGCTCTATAAGCATGTTTACAGTTATATTAATAGATTTATATTTTGAAAATAGAAAAGGTGCAGTTATATCTACTAGTACATTTTTAATTTTAAATACAATTTTTACTTTAGTAAGTTTGAAGTTAGGTCAAAATTATTATGGAGTAGGATATTTTTTAGCAGCTTTTATATCATTAATAGTTGCCTTAATTAATTTGAATGGTTTTTTAAATGATATAGACTATATAACCTTCTGTTCTCAACCTATAATCTATAAAGAGAAAACAGGGATTTTTACTGCAATAGTTAATAAATTATATTAA
- a CDS encoding BglG family transcription antiterminator codes for MNRRHRDILNLIFNAEEGIVGGELARICNVTVRTIRSDIKNINNLLEKYNVKVESSIKKGYFLNKVDKDTLKKNNVIRSVIDYEYIRENPSDPIERKVYILFNLIDKKYILKEELLEGLHISEATLNNDITAINKWMKENFRLSISYPLNGEITLKANEIEKRNIISWILAIRIKISTVSKYWSYIFDGKNVIEESRKLYHIVNYETKKWGYYLSGHSYQLFCYELLVAINRQKQGVELKEIEGELTGVIASIRNKIEKKFGYKLSKSEWINLQNCFKSKQFISGTDIKNIETKEAIYVVNEFLKVLYDKFRMDLRNNKDNKCKLLLYIAPMINRLKYRHCISNKIDKNIAKNYKAEFKMAAEIKAIIKRKFNLEVKSIDLAYITIQLVVMCGFKSHSLKTIIVCDYDESIVDFIKYKIKNNFGEKINIARCYDYQEFMYEDKEKLKNVELIITTSTIADLTDIPFIRINPEFYDNDINTIAEYFKEHKQLIL; via the coding sequence TTGAATCGAAGGCATAGGGACATTTTGAACTTAATTTTTAATGCTGAAGAAGGAATTGTAGGAGGGGAATTAGCTAGAATTTGTAATGTAACAGTAAGGACAATAAGAAGTGATATTAAAAACATTAATAATTTATTAGAAAAATATAATGTCAAGGTAGAGTCTAGTATAAAAAAAGGATACTTTTTGAATAAGGTGGATAAGGATACTTTAAAGAAAAATAATGTTATTAGGTCGGTAATAGATTACGAGTATATACGTGAAAACCCTAGTGATCCAATAGAACGTAAGGTGTATATATTGTTCAATCTTATTGATAAAAAGTACATTTTAAAAGAAGAGTTATTAGAAGGGCTTCATATATCTGAGGCTACCTTAAACAATGATATTACAGCTATCAATAAATGGATGAAAGAAAATTTTAGGTTATCAATAAGTTATCCTTTAAATGGTGAGATAACACTTAAAGCTAATGAAATAGAAAAAAGAAATATTATTAGTTGGATTTTAGCTATAAGAATTAAAATAAGTACTGTTTCAAAGTACTGGAGTTACATATTTGATGGTAAGAATGTAATTGAAGAGTCGAGAAAGCTTTATCATATAGTAAATTATGAGACAAAAAAGTGGGGATATTATTTATCAGGTCACAGTTATCAGCTATTTTGTTACGAGCTATTAGTTGCAATTAATAGGCAAAAGCAGGGGGTTGAGCTAAAGGAAATAGAGGGAGAGCTTACTGGAGTTATAGCTAGCATAAGAAATAAAATTGAGAAAAAATTTGGATATAAGCTATCTAAATCAGAATGGATTAACTTGCAAAATTGTTTTAAATCTAAGCAATTTATATCAGGAACAGATATTAAAAATATAGAGACCAAAGAAGCTATATATGTAGTAAATGAATTTTTAAAGGTTTTATATGATAAATTTAGAATGGATTTAAGAAATAACAAGGATAATAAGTGTAAGCTTCTATTATATATAGCTCCAATGATAAACAGGTTAAAATATAGGCATTGTATATCAAATAAGATAGATAAAAATATAGCTAAAAATTATAAAGCAGAATTTAAAATGGCAGCTGAAATTAAAGCTATAATCAAAAGGAAATTTAATCTAGAGGTGAAATCAATTGATCTAGCATATATAACTATTCAGTTAGTAGTTATGTGTGGATTTAAAAGTCATAGTTTAAAAACAATAATAGTATGTGATTATGATGAAAGTATAGTGGATTTCATAAAGTATAAAATTAAAAATAATTTTGGAGAAAAAATAAACATAGCTAGATGTTATGATTATCAAGAATTTATGTATGAAGATAAAGAAAAACTTAAAAATGTGGAACTTATAATTACAACTTCAACTATAGCAGATTTAACAGATATCCCCTTTATTAGAATAAATCCTGAATTCTATGATAATGATATAAACACTATAGCAGAATATTTTAAGGAACATAAACAATTAATTCTATAG